In Corynebacterium endometrii, one DNA window encodes the following:
- a CDS encoding bifunctional [glutamine synthetase] adenylyltransferase/[glutamine synthetase]-adenylyl-L-tyrosine phosphorylase — protein MAGLRTTVPSPAALGLTRPTAAKDLEWLGWDNEDSLELLWTLASAGDADLALNTLMRVYTALEDEGKELDAAIRGDQALRVRLIALLGGSTALGDHLAANPELWKELAKDLPTPGEMLQAMLGTVDAAPADFIEALDRPDPASDALDTAGTYRAQASDADAKRLLKSAYRTLIMRVAAHDLAGTFVPRKGQSRLQPEVPFTTVTRLTTALADAALTAALAVAVGNVYGRGDDAQPLDAVLAVMAMGKCGAGELNYISDVDVIFVFESLGDGDSTQKATRLAADFNRIGSACFFEVDAALRPEGKAGALVRTLDSHVAYYKRWAETWEFQAQLKARPMTGYVPLGDDYIAGIGPMVWEASLRDSFVEDVQSMRRRVLENVPKDLRHRELKLGVGGLRDVEFAVQLLQLVHGRSDESLRTLATVDALAALVKAGYVGREDGNQLIEAYEFLRLLEHRLQLERFRRTHTMPPADDKEALQWLAAISGFRAEGKKSAVETMQAHLKKVRVLISDLHSRLFYRPLLNSVVTLSSEELRLSPEAAKLQLAALGYRFPDRAFEHLTALAAGSSRSARIQAILLPTLMGWLSDTADPDAGLLNYRKLSEAARDRTWFLRMLRDEGVVGQRLMKILGSSPYTSDLIISAPDVVKLLSDGSEGPKLLDTKPEQVSSALIRSTDRHDSPARAVAVARSLRRVELARIASADLLGFMPVERVCLELSTIWNAVLEAALRAEVRAWRLAHIDEETGQQEQPRARIAIIGMGRLGGMELGFGSDADVMFVAEPTQGVEESDALRWAIRIIDGMRRRLSQPSGDPPLEVDLGLRPEGRSGAAARTIASYERYYRQWGEPWEMQALLRANFVAGDAEVGERFMSMIDTFRYPEDGVPDSVITSIRRMKARVDNERLPRGADRNTHTKLGRGGLTDIEWTVQLLQMMHSHEHESLRDPSTLRVLDALATTGILPQEQVDTLRDSWLMATNARNALVLVRGKRVDQLPAPGPLLAQVAGAAGWTPEDNQEFLDAYLKTTRRARMVVDEVFWGEAESMEHGGYSI, from the coding sequence ATGGCAGGGCTGAGGACCACCGTTCCCTCGCCGGCCGCGCTGGGGCTTACCCGCCCCACGGCGGCTAAGGATCTGGAATGGCTGGGATGGGACAACGAGGATTCTCTTGAGCTCCTCTGGACGCTGGCTTCAGCGGGCGACGCGGACCTGGCGCTCAACACGCTTATGCGCGTCTATACCGCGCTGGAGGATGAGGGCAAGGAATTAGACGCGGCAATCCGCGGCGATCAGGCGCTGCGCGTGCGGCTGATCGCACTATTGGGCGGTTCCACCGCGCTTGGTGACCACCTGGCCGCGAACCCCGAGCTGTGGAAGGAACTTGCCAAAGACCTGCCCACGCCGGGGGAGATGCTCCAGGCCATGCTGGGGACAGTTGACGCTGCCCCGGCGGACTTCATCGAAGCTCTAGACCGCCCCGATCCGGCCTCTGACGCGTTAGATACGGCGGGCACCTACAGGGCGCAGGCCTCGGATGCGGATGCGAAAAGGCTCCTCAAATCCGCCTACCGCACCCTCATCATGCGCGTGGCGGCCCACGACCTGGCCGGCACATTTGTCCCCCGCAAGGGCCAAAGCAGGCTGCAGCCTGAGGTCCCGTTCACCACGGTGACTAGGCTTACCACCGCGCTTGCGGACGCGGCCTTGACGGCGGCACTGGCCGTGGCGGTGGGCAACGTCTACGGCCGCGGCGATGACGCCCAGCCACTGGATGCCGTGTTGGCCGTGATGGCCATGGGCAAGTGCGGCGCCGGGGAATTAAATTACATCTCCGACGTGGACGTCATCTTTGTTTTCGAATCCCTGGGGGACGGGGATTCGACGCAAAAGGCTACGCGCCTAGCGGCGGACTTCAACCGCATCGGTTCCGCCTGCTTCTTCGAGGTGGACGCGGCCCTGCGCCCCGAGGGCAAGGCTGGGGCGCTGGTGCGCACGTTGGATTCCCACGTGGCGTACTACAAGCGCTGGGCTGAGACCTGGGAATTTCAGGCCCAGCTCAAGGCCCGCCCCATGACCGGCTACGTGCCGCTGGGGGATGATTACATCGCGGGCATCGGCCCCATGGTCTGGGAGGCGTCCCTGCGGGACTCCTTCGTGGAGGACGTGCAGTCCATGCGCCGCCGGGTCCTAGAGAACGTGCCCAAGGACCTGCGGCATCGCGAGCTGAAACTGGGCGTGGGAGGCCTGCGCGACGTGGAGTTTGCGGTGCAGCTGCTCCAGCTCGTTCACGGCCGTTCCGATGAATCCCTGCGTACCTTGGCCACCGTGGATGCGTTGGCCGCGCTGGTCAAGGCTGGTTACGTGGGCCGCGAGGACGGCAATCAGCTCATCGAGGCCTATGAATTTCTGCGCCTCCTAGAGCACCGCCTGCAGCTAGAGCGCTTCCGCCGCACCCACACCATGCCGCCGGCAGATGATAAAGAAGCCCTGCAGTGGCTGGCCGCGATTTCCGGCTTCCGGGCTGAGGGTAAAAAGTCCGCGGTGGAGACCATGCAGGCGCACCTGAAGAAGGTGCGCGTGCTGATTTCCGATCTGCATTCCCGCCTGTTTTACCGTCCGCTGCTCAATTCCGTGGTTACGCTGTCTTCCGAGGAGCTGCGCCTGAGCCCCGAGGCAGCGAAGCTGCAGTTGGCGGCGTTGGGCTATAGGTTCCCGGACCGTGCGTTTGAGCACTTGACCGCCCTGGCCGCGGGCAGCTCCCGCTCGGCACGGATTCAAGCCATTTTGCTGCCCACGTTGATGGGCTGGCTGTCCGATACCGCGGATCCCGACGCGGGCCTGCTCAACTACCGCAAGCTCAGCGAGGCGGCCAGGGACCGCACGTGGTTCTTGCGCATGCTCCGCGATGAAGGGGTGGTGGGCCAGCGCCTGATGAAGATTTTAGGTTCCTCGCCGTATACCTCCGACTTGATCATCTCAGCCCCGGACGTGGTGAAGCTCCTTTCCGATGGCTCCGAGGGCCCCAAGCTGCTCGACACCAAGCCGGAACAGGTTTCCAGTGCGCTAATCCGCTCCACGGATCGCCACGATTCCCCCGCGCGTGCGGTGGCGGTGGCGCGTTCCTTGCGCCGCGTGGAGCTGGCCCGCATCGCTTCGGCCGATCTGCTGGGGTTCATGCCGGTTGAGCGCGTGTGCCTTGAGCTATCTACCATCTGGAACGCGGTGCTAGAGGCCGCCCTGCGCGCCGAGGTTCGCGCGTGGCGATTGGCCCACATCGATGAGGAAACGGGGCAGCAGGAACAGCCGCGAGCCCGCATCGCGATCATCGGCATGGGTCGCCTGGGTGGCATGGAGCTGGGCTTTGGCTCGGACGCGGACGTGATGTTCGTGGCGGAACCCACCCAAGGCGTTGAGGAATCAGACGCGCTGCGCTGGGCCATCCGGATTATCGACGGCATGCGCAGGCGCCTGTCCCAGCCCTCCGGCGACCCGCCGCTGGAAGTGGATTTGGGACTGCGCCCCGAGGGGCGAAGCGGGGCGGCCGCGCGCACCATCGCCTCGTATGAACGCTATTACCGGCAGTGGGGCGAGCCCTGGGAAATGCAGGCACTGCTGCGTGCCAACTTCGTTGCCGGCGATGCGGAAGTGGGGGAGCGTTTCATGTCCATGATTGACACCTTCCGCTACCCAGAAGACGGCGTGCCGGACTCCGTCATCACCAGCATTCGCCGCATGAAGGCGCGCGTGGATAATGAGCGCCTGCCGCGCGGTGCGGATCGCAACACGCACACGAAGCTGGGCCGCGGCGGACTTACGGACATCGAGTGGACCGTGCAGCTGCTGCAGATGATGCATTCCCATGAGCATGAGTCACTGCGTGATCCGTCAACGCTGCGCGTGCTGGATGCCCTGGCAACCACGGGTATCCTGCCGCAGGAGCAGGTGGATACGCTGCGGGATTCCTGGTTGATGGCCACCAACGCCCGCAACGCGCTGGTACTTGTGCGCGGCAAGCGCGTGGATCAGCTGCCGGCCCCGGGCCCACTTCTGGCGCAGGTAGCCGGCGCCGCCGGGTGGACGCCGGAGGACAACCAGGAGTTCCTAGACGCCTACCTTAAGACCACCCGCCGCGCGCGCATGGTGGTCGATGAGGTCTTTTGGGGCGAGGCGGAATCCATGGAGCACGGCGGCTACTCCATCTAA
- a CDS encoding glutamine synthetase family protein codes for MNSQHEFVLRTVEERDIRFIRLWFTDIQGALKSVMMSPSELEAAFEEGVGFDGSSVEGFSRLSESDTIALPDPSTFQLMPFDEDDPEMRSARMFCDIAQPDGQPSLVDPRNILRRQVQDAANDGFTCMVAPEIEFYLVDVLKDNFELHPTDNGAYFDQATRNQVPRFRRHAMSRLESMGIATEFSHHETAPGQQEIDLRHADVLTMSDNIMTFRYVVKNVAVEEGVQASFMPKPFEEHSGSGMHTHFSLFEGDENAFHDPDDEFSLSKTAKQFIAGVLRHAREMSAVTNQWVNSYKRLMFGAEAPGAATWGVSNSSALIRVPTYRLNKPESRRVEIRSLDSAANPYLAYAVLLAAGLKGIREGYDPVEPAEDNLNMLSRRERRAMGYEDLPSSLDQALRIFERSEFMAEVLGEHIFEYFLRSKWDNWHSYQRQITPYELNNNY; via the coding sequence ATGAATAGCCAACATGAGTTTGTCCTGCGCACCGTGGAAGAACGCGATATTCGATTTATCCGTCTCTGGTTTACAGATATTCAAGGCGCCCTAAAATCAGTGATGATGAGCCCGTCGGAGCTGGAGGCGGCCTTTGAAGAAGGCGTGGGCTTTGACGGCTCTTCGGTGGAGGGGTTTTCCCGCCTGTCGGAGTCAGACACCATCGCGCTGCCTGACCCGTCCACGTTCCAGTTGATGCCTTTCGACGAGGATGACCCGGAGATGCGCTCGGCACGCATGTTCTGCGATATCGCCCAGCCGGACGGCCAGCCATCCCTGGTGGACCCGCGCAATATCCTGCGCCGCCAGGTCCAGGACGCCGCCAATGACGGTTTTACCTGCATGGTGGCGCCGGAAATCGAGTTCTACTTGGTGGACGTCCTTAAGGACAACTTTGAATTGCACCCCACCGATAACGGCGCATACTTCGACCAGGCCACCCGCAATCAGGTGCCGCGTTTCCGCCGCCACGCCATGAGCCGCCTGGAAAGCATGGGCATTGCCACTGAGTTTTCCCACCATGAAACCGCGCCGGGCCAGCAAGAAATCGATCTGCGCCATGCGGACGTGCTCACCATGTCGGATAACATCATGACCTTCCGCTACGTGGTCAAAAACGTGGCCGTGGAAGAGGGCGTGCAGGCGTCCTTCATGCCCAAGCCCTTCGAGGAGCACTCAGGATCCGGCATGCACACGCACTTCTCCCTGTTTGAAGGGGATGAAAACGCGTTCCATGACCCGGATGATGAGTTCTCCCTGTCCAAGACTGCCAAGCAGTTCATCGCGGGCGTGCTTCGCCACGCCCGGGAGATGTCCGCGGTGACGAACCAGTGGGTGAACTCTTACAAGCGCCTGATGTTCGGCGCCGAGGCTCCCGGCGCCGCCACGTGGGGAGTGTCCAATTCCTCTGCGCTGATCCGCGTGCCTACTTACCGGCTGAACAAGCCGGAATCCCGCCGCGTGGAGATCCGCTCTTTAGATTCCGCAGCTAACCCATACCTGGCCTACGCCGTGCTGTTGGCCGCGGGGCTTAAGGGAATCCGTGAGGGTTATGACCCGGTAGAACCCGCCGAGGACAACCTGAACATGCTCAGCCGCCGCGAGCGCCGCGCCATGGGGTACGAGGATCTCCCGTCCTCCCTAGACCAGGCGCTGCGTATTTTTGAACGTTCAGAATTCATGGCCGAGGTCTTGGGCGAGCATATCTTCGAGTATTTCCTGCGTTCGAAGTGGGACAACTGGCACAGCTACCAGCGCCAGATCACCCCGTACGAGCTGAACAATAACTACTAA
- a CDS encoding DUF2786 domain-containing protein, with the protein MTTTSHADEYGHADFDRSDFRQVHDAVEYETMVQRLVGAIVDAATRGWGPRDLTHVLGKDVGGFAFRAAPRVPANVAATALRASWLRCPASSLSRLTLGRLHSLYESVVSLGRLNDAELLANAGGSKGSPANANETHAQRKARLKVKALLRKAESTEFEEEADTLVAKAQQLRQRYRLTEAMEEEQSEVVARRVYITAPWVKHQFSLLGAVARANGCAALLLDGRGIAVIFGTAADTDHACDLFESLNRQCAWFMDRGPHYAAARRNRETSAYRRSFRLAYAARISELLRAANAASQSAEPGSGDAVETSAAHSAYDITSRALPVLARRYTAAEECLSRTFPHVTAMSLSATSHGGMVDGVDAAAKSRLGGDGYGVFGRRQIAS; encoded by the coding sequence ATGACCACCACCTCACACGCTGATGAATATGGCCACGCGGACTTTGACCGCAGTGACTTCCGGCAGGTCCACGACGCCGTGGAATACGAAACCATGGTCCAGCGCCTCGTTGGCGCCATTGTCGACGCGGCCACCCGGGGCTGGGGCCCGCGGGACCTCACCCACGTGCTAGGCAAGGACGTGGGTGGTTTCGCCTTTAGGGCCGCCCCGCGCGTTCCCGCCAACGTTGCCGCCACGGCGCTGCGCGCGTCCTGGCTGCGCTGCCCCGCAAGCTCCCTTTCGCGCCTGACTTTAGGCAGACTGCATAGCCTTTATGAAAGCGTTGTTAGCCTTGGCCGTTTGAATGACGCGGAGCTTCTCGCCAACGCCGGCGGTAGCAAAGGCAGCCCGGCGAACGCGAATGAGACTCATGCCCAGCGCAAAGCCCGGTTGAAGGTTAAGGCGCTCCTGCGCAAGGCCGAATCCACGGAATTCGAGGAGGAGGCGGACACGTTGGTGGCCAAAGCCCAGCAGCTGCGCCAGCGGTACCGTTTGACCGAGGCAATGGAAGAGGAACAATCCGAGGTTGTAGCCCGGCGCGTCTACATCACCGCCCCGTGGGTCAAGCACCAGTTTTCCCTGTTGGGGGCCGTGGCTCGGGCCAATGGCTGCGCGGCCTTATTGCTCGATGGGCGCGGGATTGCCGTAATCTTTGGCACCGCCGCCGATACGGACCATGCCTGCGATCTCTTTGAGTCTTTGAACCGTCAGTGCGCATGGTTCATGGACCGTGGCCCGCATTACGCGGCCGCCCGGCGAAACCGCGAGACCTCTGCGTACCGCCGCAGCTTCCGTTTGGCTTACGCAGCCCGGATCTCCGAGCTGCTCCGCGCGGCCAACGCGGCCAGCCAATCCGCCGAACCCGGGTCAGGCGACGCGGTGGAAACGTCCGCGGCGCATTCAGCATATGACATCACGTCTAGGGCCCTGCCGGTTCTGGCCCGCCGCTATACCGCAGCAGAGGAATGCCTCAGCCGCACCTTCCCGCACGTGACCGCCATGAGCCTGTCCGCGACCAGCCACGGCGGAATGGTAGACGGCGTGGATGCCGCGGCCAAGTCCCGCCTAGGCGGGGATGGCTACGGCGTTTTTGGCCGGCGCCAGATTGCCTCCTAG
- a CDS encoding galactokinase family protein, with amino-acid sequence MPMWPVPTAPAAERAAQLHQKLVGTAATHVASAPATWPLIGEHIDHYGGVVVMGSAALRAAAAVSPRKDGVISVTQVSTDAQGAQEKRAAEVTLDRLGELAAAQQPTIDKAGRTVLADPPTGGLAERVGGVIYSLINRQQLSRETAGADVTIVTDIPLDSGLGGQAAADVAVALAMMGDSTDLNEAPLRARIAEICAQAVDLFSATPALRARHTTALRGSDTDVTVVDYADGSVTHAPHPLNKDEAAFIISVPAAARPDEAVEEIRRRQRFVDAACHAFGAESLRLLPDAPQRVIEWLAAVHKVQGADNQPTLAEASAWLNFYEEETSRSQAFARALRSRRAAELHPLLTQSQSALKTMYALNSAEKLVELATLRGAHSARAVTAGTSASVVAYVPARAAANFAADLADDGLTVIPLQPGANARVES; translated from the coding sequence ATGCCAATGTGGCCAGTGCCCACTGCCCCCGCCGCCGAGCGCGCCGCGCAGCTACACCAGAAGCTGGTGGGCACCGCCGCAACGCATGTGGCAAGCGCCCCGGCGACGTGGCCTCTCATTGGCGAACACATCGACCACTACGGCGGCGTGGTTGTCATGGGTTCGGCGGCGCTACGCGCCGCGGCGGCCGTCTCCCCGCGCAAAGATGGCGTCATCTCCGTCACCCAGGTCAGTACGGACGCGCAGGGCGCGCAAGAAAAGCGGGCCGCCGAGGTCACGCTGGACCGCCTAGGAGAGCTGGCCGCCGCCCAGCAGCCCACCATCGATAAGGCCGGGCGCACCGTGCTCGCGGATCCGCCGACCGGCGGCCTGGCGGAGCGCGTGGGCGGCGTGATCTATTCCTTGATTAACCGCCAGCAGCTCTCCCGCGAAACCGCGGGCGCGGATGTCACCATCGTCACAGACATTCCGCTGGATTCCGGCCTGGGTGGCCAGGCGGCCGCCGATGTGGCGGTTGCGCTAGCCATGATGGGCGATTCCACTGATCTTAACGAGGCACCCCTGCGCGCCCGCATTGCGGAAATATGCGCGCAGGCTGTTGACCTGTTTTCCGCCACCCCGGCGCTGCGCGCCCGCCACACCACGGCGCTGCGCGGCAGTGACACGGACGTCACCGTGGTTGACTACGCGGATGGTTCTGTGACCCATGCGCCGCACCCGCTAAACAAGGATGAGGCCGCGTTTATCATCTCCGTGCCGGCCGCGGCGCGGCCTGACGAGGCGGTGGAGGAGATTCGCCGCCGCCAGCGCTTCGTTGATGCCGCGTGCCACGCCTTCGGCGCGGAATCCCTGCGCCTTTTGCCCGACGCACCGCAGCGCGTAATCGAATGGCTGGCCGCGGTCCACAAGGTTCAGGGCGCGGACAACCAGCCAACCCTGGCCGAGGCATCCGCATGGCTAAACTTCTACGAAGAAGAAACATCCCGCTCCCAGGCCTTTGCCCGTGCGCTGCGCTCCCGCCGCGCCGCGGAGCTCCACCCGCTGCTCACCCAGTCCCAGTCCGCGCTGAAGACCATGTACGCCTTGAATTCCGCGGAGAAGCTGGTTGAGCTGGCAACCCTTCGCGGCGCGCACTCAGCCCGCGCGGTGACCGCTGGCACTTCCGCATCGGTGGTGGCCTACGTCCCGGCCAGGGCCGCCGCGAACTTCGCCGCAGATCTTGCCGATGACGGCCTCACCGTAATCCCCCTCCAGCCCGGCGCCAACGCCCGCGTGGAAAGCTAG
- a CDS encoding RNB domain-containing ribonuclease: MKLYAANLDFQPVAEEFKVQRSFPAEVTAEAEVLTDRYADSRRDARDIPLVTIDPAGSKDLDQAVAIETRDGGYRVFYAIADVAAFVEPGGAIEAESFRRGQTIYLPDEPARLHPPELSEDKGSLLPDVDRPAVLWIFDLDSAGEVEDFSVERALVRSRARLDYDGVHEDLVNGSMHSSIALLPEVGKLREASALRRDAVNLRLASQRVQENEDGTFSLITEPRHEVMDYNSEISLLTGMCAGQMMTKASVGFLRTLGEATEESEAEFRREAAALGYEVGESITSFLQSVDADSPRGMAVMREAAKLLRGANYVYLGEDEAEVHAGIGGYYAHVTAPLRRLVDRFATETCLALYAGEDIPEWVTAKASEVADVMRSTTGKASQVDSACLRLTEATILQPWVGQNFDAVILQTNEEKENSRALVVEPPVMAYVSGTPEEGTETAISLIEADVTTRNVTFAWPAD, translated from the coding sequence ATGAAGCTCTATGCCGCCAATCTAGATTTTCAACCCGTCGCCGAAGAATTCAAGGTGCAGCGATCCTTCCCCGCCGAGGTGACCGCGGAGGCCGAGGTACTTACTGACCGCTACGCGGACTCCCGGCGCGATGCCCGGGATATCCCGCTGGTGACCATCGATCCGGCAGGTTCTAAGGACTTGGACCAGGCGGTGGCCATTGAAACGCGCGATGGCGGCTACCGCGTGTTCTATGCCATCGCGGACGTGGCGGCCTTCGTTGAGCCGGGCGGGGCCATCGAAGCCGAATCCTTTAGGCGCGGGCAGACTATTTACCTGCCGGATGAGCCGGCCCGCCTGCACCCGCCGGAGCTGAGTGAGGACAAGGGCTCCCTGCTGCCGGACGTGGACCGCCCGGCGGTGCTGTGGATATTTGACCTCGATAGCGCCGGCGAGGTGGAGGACTTTTCAGTGGAGCGCGCGCTGGTGCGCTCCCGCGCGCGCCTTGACTATGACGGCGTCCATGAGGACCTGGTCAACGGCTCCATGCACTCTTCGATCGCGCTGCTGCCCGAGGTGGGCAAGCTTCGCGAGGCGTCCGCGCTTCGCCGCGACGCGGTCAACCTGCGGTTGGCCTCCCAGCGCGTGCAGGAAAATGAGGATGGAACCTTCTCCCTGATTACGGAGCCGCGCCACGAGGTGATGGATTACAACTCAGAGATTTCCCTGCTGACCGGCATGTGCGCCGGCCAGATGATGACCAAGGCCTCCGTGGGCTTTTTGCGCACGTTGGGGGAGGCCACGGAGGAATCGGAAGCGGAATTTCGCCGTGAGGCCGCCGCTTTGGGCTATGAGGTGGGGGAGTCCATCACCTCATTCCTGCAATCCGTTGACGCCGATTCCCCGCGCGGCATGGCCGTGATGCGTGAGGCGGCGAAGCTATTGCGCGGCGCCAATTACGTGTACCTGGGCGAGGATGAGGCCGAGGTGCACGCCGGAATCGGCGGCTACTACGCGCATGTCACCGCGCCGCTGCGCCGGCTCGTTGACCGTTTTGCAACCGAAACGTGCCTGGCGCTCTACGCCGGAGAGGATATCCCGGAGTGGGTGACCGCCAAGGCGTCCGAGGTCGCCGATGTCATGCGTTCTACCACCGGCAAGGCCTCCCAGGTGGACAGCGCCTGCCTGCGCCTGACCGAGGCCACCATCTTGCAGCCCTGGGTGGGGCAGAACTTCGATGCGGTGATTTTGCAGACCAACGAGGAAAAGGAAAATTCCCGCGCCCTAGTCGTGGAACCTCCGGTGATGGCGTATGTCTCCGGCACGCCGGAGGAGGGAACGGAAACCGCCATTTCCCTCATCGAGGCGGATGTGACCACGCGCAACGTGACGTTTGCCTGGCCGGCGGATTAG
- a CDS encoding bifunctional RNase H/acid phosphatase produces the protein MKVVIFADGGSRGNPGVAGSGTVVYSADKQRILREIAYVVGTKATNNVAEYHGLLRGLEAAHELGATEVEFYMDSKLVVEQVNGRWKIKHPDMQKLALKARALVNELDSFSLEWVPRAKNKVADALSNDAMDAAAAGKPVGIVGGASPAQAEPEPEPKAEDPVAKADAIARVQAKADKWAAEKAEKDEAERRERAAARVELAGLGTGAQSPATDSAFKPQPSDWLADRGPVTSFILLRHGQTRMSAAKQYSGRTDAELTELGQKQVVAAAQALAARFGTDEQCQIDAIVSSPLKRCLDTAAAVSQATGVEVDVHEKLTELDFGLWEGKTFQEARERDPELHSQWMGDASVSTPGGESLQGLHRRVRAARVELQKKYAGKRVLIVSHVNPIKSFLRQGLDAGPVTFSRIFLDLAAISEVEFWDGGSLVRGINDVGHLAGLG, from the coding sequence GTGAAGGTAGTTATCTTTGCCGATGGCGGCTCCCGCGGAAACCCGGGTGTGGCCGGTTCCGGCACCGTGGTCTACTCCGCGGACAAGCAGCGGATTCTGCGAGAGATTGCCTACGTGGTGGGCACCAAGGCCACCAACAACGTGGCGGAATACCACGGCCTGCTGCGCGGCCTGGAGGCCGCCCATGAGCTTGGCGCTACCGAGGTGGAGTTTTACATGGACTCCAAACTGGTAGTAGAGCAGGTCAACGGCCGCTGGAAGATTAAGCACCCAGACATGCAGAAGCTGGCGCTTAAGGCCCGCGCGCTGGTCAATGAGCTTGATTCCTTTTCCCTGGAATGGGTCCCGCGGGCCAAAAACAAGGTGGCTGACGCGCTGTCCAATGACGCGATGGACGCGGCCGCCGCCGGAAAGCCGGTTGGCATCGTGGGCGGGGCATCACCAGCGCAGGCGGAACCGGAGCCGGAACCCAAGGCGGAGGATCCGGTGGCCAAGGCGGACGCCATCGCGCGCGTGCAGGCCAAGGCGGACAAGTGGGCCGCCGAGAAGGCCGAAAAGGACGAGGCGGAGCGCCGCGAACGCGCGGCCGCGAGGGTGGAGTTGGCGGGATTAGGCACCGGCGCACAATCTCCGGCTACCGATTCGGCTTTCAAGCCGCAGCCCTCCGATTGGCTCGCCGACCGGGGGCCGGTTACCAGCTTTATCCTGTTGCGCCACGGCCAGACGCGGATGTCTGCGGCAAAGCAATACTCCGGGCGCACGGACGCCGAGCTGACCGAGCTTGGTCAAAAGCAGGTCGTGGCCGCCGCCCAGGCGCTGGCGGCGCGCTTCGGCACCGATGAGCAGTGCCAGATAGACGCGATAGTCTCCTCGCCGCTCAAGCGCTGCCTGGATACCGCGGCCGCCGTATCCCAGGCCACCGGCGTGGAGGTGGACGTCCACGAGAAGTTGACGGAGTTGGACTTTGGCCTGTGGGAGGGAAAGACCTTCCAGGAGGCACGCGAGCGGGATCCCGAACTGCACTCGCAGTGGATGGGGGACGCGTCCGTGTCCACGCCGGGAGGCGAGTCTTTACAGGGGCTGCACCGCCGCGTGCGCGCGGCGCGAGTTGAATTACAAAAGAAATACGCTGGCAAGCGAGTGCTGATCGTAAGCCACGTCAACCCCATCAAGTCCTTCCTCCGCCAGGGCCTTGACGCGGGTCCGGTCACCTTTAGCCGCATCTTTTTAGACCTGGCCGCCATCAGCGAGGTTGAGTTCTGGGATGGCGGATCCCTGGTGCGCGGCATCAATGATGTGGGCCACTTGGCCGGGCTGGGCTAG
- a CDS encoding zinc ribbon domain-containing protein: protein MKLAKGLQPVLLELANLERSKAYGAANGGANPQSPEDLELAKLEANHARLLDAAGSAQMAVDDIENELLRIQADQIKLRRRERDDRAQLTAETDPEKRKDLQHDLSATQLRLSDIVGEIQEAHNEIHALRQNVDVHGARIDESTRKIELARRAAEAARESAANQPDPEEKIAELRGQLPADVIAEFDRQRIENGVGAAPFMQGKTCGGCHIVLPPADRSAILNAAADVVPQCSDCGSYLIRQA, encoded by the coding sequence ATGAAGCTAGCTAAAGGACTCCAGCCGGTTCTGCTGGAACTGGCCAACCTAGAACGCTCTAAGGCATACGGCGCCGCCAACGGTGGCGCTAACCCCCAGAGCCCCGAAGACCTAGAACTGGCCAAGCTCGAGGCGAACCACGCCCGCTTGCTGGACGCGGCGGGTTCCGCCCAGATGGCCGTGGATGATATCGAAAATGAGCTGCTGCGCATTCAGGCCGATCAGATAAAGTTGCGCCGCCGCGAGCGCGATGACCGCGCCCAGCTCACCGCCGAGACGGATCCGGAAAAGCGCAAGGATCTCCAGCACGATCTCAGCGCTACCCAGCTTCGCCTGAGTGACATCGTCGGCGAAATCCAGGAAGCGCACAATGAGATTCACGCGCTGCGCCAGAACGTCGATGTGCACGGCGCCCGCATCGATGAGTCAACCCGCAAGATTGAGCTGGCCCGCCGCGCCGCCGAGGCCGCCCGGGAATCCGCCGCTAACCAGCCGGATCCCGAGGAGAAGATCGCCGAGCTGCGCGGGCAGCTGCCCGCCGATGTCATCGCCGAGTTTGACCGCCAGCGCATCGAAAACGGCGTGGGCGCGGCGCCATTCATGCAGGGGAAGACGTGCGGCGGCTGCCACATTGTCCTGCCGCCGGCGGACCGTTCCGCGATCCTCAACGCCGCCGCCGACGTGGTGCCGCAGTGCTCCGATTGCGGCTCCTACCTCATCCGCCAGGCTTAA